One window of the Halobacillus litoralis genome contains the following:
- a CDS encoding GNAT family N-acetyltransferase codes for MTVRHYRSGDETLIQSLFKKTFDQEMTFSTWKWKFIDNPKQKQPFILVYEENGHILGHISLWVTEAFINGEKKKIGLRVDTMVDPDARGKGIYKKLNTSLIEEADQAGIDFLYGFPAPKAKELFLRYTGGTHMTDMPRWMYVQKPLSLLASKFKPLKLLQPLDQLYTRIRQSKQVESDYEIRTIHQCDETFDQLAELAKHQSHAMIVRDSQYLNWRFFDHPAKDYVMQGLYREDELQGYVVTHQAQGAFHNGLIIDWLAIEEAIWPHLLHHAMNELHQTDVIQTWALPHTTAAKALKAKGFVHKDSPMPLVGKEIAGHAAELNDAEKWFITPGDVDSF; via the coding sequence ATGACAGTCAGACATTACCGGAGCGGGGATGAAACTCTCATCCAGTCCTTGTTCAAAAAAACATTCGATCAGGAAATGACTTTTTCAACGTGGAAATGGAAGTTCATCGATAACCCTAAACAAAAGCAGCCTTTCATCCTTGTTTATGAAGAAAATGGTCACATCCTTGGACATATCAGCTTATGGGTGACGGAGGCCTTTATCAATGGGGAAAAAAAGAAAATCGGTTTACGTGTAGACACAATGGTGGACCCGGATGCGCGTGGTAAAGGGATTTATAAAAAACTCAACACTTCACTAATCGAGGAAGCAGACCAGGCAGGCATCGATTTTCTCTATGGATTCCCGGCCCCGAAAGCCAAGGAGTTGTTTCTAAGATACACTGGTGGTACACATATGACAGACATGCCTCGCTGGATGTATGTCCAAAAGCCCCTGTCGCTTTTGGCATCAAAGTTCAAACCGTTGAAATTACTGCAGCCTTTAGACCAGCTCTACACTAGGATCCGCCAATCAAAACAGGTGGAAAGTGACTATGAAATCCGCACCATCCATCAATGTGACGAGACTTTCGATCAGCTGGCCGAGCTGGCCAAACATCAAAGCCATGCCATGATCGTGCGCGATTCCCAGTATTTGAATTGGCGTTTTTTCGACCACCCTGCCAAAGATTACGTCATGCAAGGCTTATACCGCGAAGACGAGCTGCAAGGTTATGTCGTCACCCATCAAGCCCAGGGGGCCTTTCATAATGGCCTGATCATTGACTGGCTAGCCATTGAAGAAGCTATATGGCCGCACCTCCTTCACCATGCCATGAACGAATTGCACCAGACGGACGTCATACAAACATGGGCATTGCCCCATACTACGGCGGCAAAAGCTTTAAAAGCAAAAGGCTTTGTCCATAAAGACAGTCCGATGCCTCTTGTCGGTAAAGAGATAGCAGGCCATGCTGCAGAATTGAATGATGCTGAGAAGTGGTTCATCACTCCTGGAGATGTCGATTCATTTTAA
- a CDS encoding O-antigen ligase family protein: MSKLINKDLFKKLLLLFIVLQPILDVLTYFSLKATDLSLTIGIIVRVLFMGVSLWFIFFGNSSKLKKYVIGYLVALAAVLTIGLVYNYFAKPIFDPFLELQFLAKTVYFPVMLSAYLLMFTTMSQVSFMRSQILKAISFAMLIVSLSLFLAIITGTSSDTYEWNKFGFKGWFNSGNELGSIVAIAFPLVYIYTLNKVDHLRKWYYFIPMLMLASVSILLGTKVGFFAVLGAAIIVFASYLIYWIIYLIKKKTKEPHLQLRLIASLLFLAIFLIATPFSPTFSNVSGDVGQINEQREEAEQGGEGGFGSENGETDSGENGGTVGGDDAAAALGEQNLIQSPILKIILSSRNIYFTHIFGMYEEADVIQKTFGMGYAGNYEEIRKLIEMDFFDLFFSFGILGIALILLPFLLIAGLVIKLLFQAPGRVLHPQNILIMLSIGFGTGIAFLAGHVLYAPAVSFYLAISMVLLLTNMLNLNKEIRDSKTSA; the protein is encoded by the coding sequence ATGTCCAAACTGATTAACAAAGATCTCTTTAAAAAGCTGTTATTGCTTTTTATCGTTCTTCAACCAATCTTAGATGTCCTCACATACTTTTCACTGAAGGCGACGGACTTGAGCTTGACTATCGGCATCATTGTCCGCGTGCTTTTCATGGGAGTGTCCTTGTGGTTCATCTTTTTCGGTAATTCGAGTAAGCTGAAAAAATATGTCATCGGATATTTAGTTGCTCTAGCTGCTGTCTTGACCATCGGCCTTGTTTACAACTATTTCGCAAAGCCGATCTTCGACCCATTCTTAGAGCTTCAATTCTTAGCTAAAACAGTCTATTTCCCAGTGATGCTGAGTGCCTACCTCTTAATGTTTACCACAATGAGCCAGGTATCATTCATGCGTTCACAAATCCTGAAGGCTATTTCGTTTGCCATGCTTATTGTATCTTTATCTTTATTCCTGGCTATTATCACAGGAACTTCTTCAGATACTTATGAGTGGAACAAATTCGGCTTCAAAGGCTGGTTCAATTCAGGAAATGAACTTGGATCGATTGTAGCGATCGCTTTTCCACTCGTCTATATATACACATTGAATAAAGTCGACCACCTGCGTAAATGGTATTACTTCATTCCAATGTTGATGCTTGCCTCTGTCTCTATTCTACTTGGTACAAAAGTCGGCTTCTTTGCCGTCTTAGGTGCTGCGATCATTGTATTTGCCAGTTACCTGATCTATTGGATCATCTATCTGATCAAGAAAAAAACAAAAGAGCCTCACCTGCAATTGAGATTGATCGCCTCGCTTCTGTTCTTGGCTATTTTCCTGATTGCTACTCCATTCTCTCCTACTTTCTCCAACGTTTCCGGAGATGTCGGACAGATCAACGAGCAACGGGAAGAAGCTGAACAAGGCGGCGAAGGTGGTTTCGGAAGTGAAAACGGAGAAACTGATTCAGGAGAAAACGGCGGAACAGTCGGCGGTGACGATGCTGCTGCAGCGCTTGGAGAGCAGAATTTGATCCAATCGCCGATCTTGAAGATTATCTTAAGCTCACGGAATATCTATTTCACCCATATATTCGGGATGTACGAGGAAGCTGATGTGATTCAGAAAACATTCGGCATGGGTTATGCCGGAAACTACGAAGAAATCCGCAAATTAATTGAAATGGACTTCTTTGATTTGTTCTTTTCATTCGGGATTTTAGGAATAGCTTTGATTCTGCTGCCGTTCTTATTGATCGCCGGTCTGGTTATCAAGTTACTCTTCCAGGCCCCTGGCAGGGTGCTGCATCCTCAAAACATACTGATCATGCTATCAATCGGGTTCGGAACAGGGATCGCCTTCTTGGCTGGCCACGTCTTATACGCACCAGCAGTAAGCTTTTATTTGGCGATCAGCATGGTGCTGCTTCTTACCAACATGCTTAACTTGAACAAAGAAATCCGCGATTCCAAAACATCTGCATAA
- a CDS encoding putative polysaccharide biosynthesis protein codes for MAVQTYETAEPLEKNACSPPLHLQSPSSKGRETAMKPSLFLKSTLILTIATLTSKLLGSLFRVPLQNIAGDEVLGIFSLVYPVYMVALILSVAGIPIAISKLIAEARSSGTEADIHHIQKTARILALLLGISSMGFLLVFSHPISQMIGGSATEPSLIVVSFTLLVAPYMAVDRGYFQGFEDMRPTAISQVIEQFIRVLIILAAAYALTAMDYNDTTIAAGIMIGSFIGATASLIYLKNRLQKSTIQVQVVQGYSFSIFKKWGKKILSVSLPIAIGTLTMALFNVVDSVTVPYNLQVHHGGDDQVTFLYGIYGRGLALVQIATVFATSVILPLIPSLTKHVNDGELKEAGDLIETTRGLTHVLSWPVAILLIVLTVPINIALFTDTEGSLMISIVSLSSAFISLTLVGTAILQGMNATRIAAIIILGGAAVKGISNFLFVPVFGIEGAALGSLVTYMLVVIINSRMIQQRIQLNPDHGSLAKVIGTATVLGGITALTYLFIEPSEWSRGGALLFVVLASSTYMILYGFSLLQWKAIDQRMLQQVPFLSKWKR; via the coding sequence ATGGCTGTACAGACTTATGAAACAGCCGAGCCGCTGGAGAAGAATGCATGCTCTCCCCCGCTTCACTTACAAAGTCCTTCGTCAAAAGGCCGGGAAACAGCCATGAAGCCTTCCCTGTTTCTTAAGAGTACGCTCATTCTGACCATTGCGACGTTGACTTCCAAGCTTTTAGGAAGCCTTTTCCGCGTACCGCTGCAAAACATCGCCGGAGATGAAGTGTTAGGGATTTTCAGCCTTGTTTATCCAGTTTATATGGTGGCCCTTATCCTGTCAGTTGCAGGCATTCCGATCGCCATTTCCAAGCTGATTGCTGAGGCACGTTCATCTGGAACAGAAGCTGACATTCACCACATTCAAAAGACTGCACGCATTTTGGCCCTATTGCTTGGTATAAGTAGTATGGGCTTTCTTTTGGTGTTCTCACATCCGATTTCGCAAATGATCGGTGGAAGCGCGACCGAGCCTTCGTTGATTGTTGTATCCTTCACCTTGCTGGTCGCTCCTTATATGGCTGTCGACCGTGGCTATTTCCAAGGCTTTGAAGACATGCGTCCAACAGCCATCTCTCAAGTGATCGAACAATTTATCAGGGTGCTCATCATCTTAGCCGCAGCCTATGCGTTAACGGCGATGGATTATAATGACACGACGATCGCTGCCGGTATTATGATCGGCTCATTTATCGGGGCAACCGCCTCATTGATTTATTTAAAAAACCGTTTGCAGAAGTCCACGATTCAAGTCCAGGTTGTGCAAGGATACAGTTTTTCCATTTTTAAAAAGTGGGGGAAGAAGATTCTTTCCGTATCGCTTCCGATTGCCATAGGCACCCTGACTATGGCTCTTTTTAACGTCGTCGACTCTGTCACAGTTCCTTATAATCTGCAAGTCCACCACGGAGGAGATGACCAGGTCACCTTCCTTTATGGAATCTATGGACGAGGCCTCGCCCTTGTTCAGATCGCGACAGTTTTTGCTACATCAGTCATACTCCCCTTGATTCCTTCATTAACGAAGCACGTCAACGACGGAGAGCTGAAGGAGGCCGGGGATCTGATCGAAACCACCCGCGGGCTGACTCATGTCCTATCATGGCCTGTCGCCATCTTACTGATCGTCCTGACGGTTCCGATCAACATCGCCCTCTTCACTGATACAGAAGGAAGCCTGATGATCAGTATAGTAAGCTTAAGTTCTGCCTTCATTTCCTTGACGCTCGTCGGTACAGCGATTCTCCAGGGAATGAACGCTACCCGAATCGCTGCCATCATCATCCTTGGTGGTGCCGCTGTCAAAGGGATCAGCAACTTCCTTTTTGTCCCTGTGTTTGGTATTGAAGGAGCAGCACTCGGATCGCTGGTTACTTATATGCTCGTCGTCATCATCAATAGCCGGATGATCCAGCAGCGCATCCAACTGAATCCCGACCATGGAAGCTTAGCGAAAGTCATAGGGACAGCTACCGTGCTAGGGGGAATCACAGCACTCACTTACCTGTTCATAGAACCATCTGAATGGTCACGTGGCGGGGCACTTCTTTTCGTTGTGCTCGCTTCATCCACCTATATGATCCTGTACGGGTTCAGCTTGTTGCAATGGAAAGCCATCGATCAGCGCATGTTACAACAGGTCCCATTCTTATCTAAATGGAAACGTTAA
- the csaB gene encoding polysaccharide pyruvyl transferase CsaB, whose protein sequence is MKIVLSGYYGFHNTGDEAILKAMIQQLKAIEPTIHITVLSQNPAHTMETYGVDAVNRWRFKEIAKVLKESDGLISGGGSLLQDATGPRSVLYYTGIIHLAKWLKKPVYVYAQGMGPFYKKSSRRLVRLALNRVDGLSVRDRHSRQLLEEIKVSPPVHLFPDPVFGYDFHPQSIGKPAEKPVLAVSIREWKGGEKYRDKLTSILDHYSKNGFVIHFVPMHGTSDEAFSAKVAASLSEETVVHSGDLSIDVKLSIISQSHLLIGMRLHALIFAGICNVPFAALSYDPKIDALAEQLDYPVTAHVDDDSWSPQSLIEEIDRLCASLEFYKEKLSARVRPLRSEATQAPKEALACFRRHKK, encoded by the coding sequence ATGAAAATCGTCCTATCCGGTTATTACGGCTTTCACAATACTGGAGATGAAGCGATCCTAAAGGCAATGATCCAGCAGTTGAAAGCTATCGAACCGACCATCCACATTACAGTACTTTCCCAAAACCCCGCCCATACGATGGAAACGTATGGGGTCGATGCCGTAAACCGTTGGCGATTCAAGGAAATCGCTAAGGTTTTGAAGGAGTCTGATGGGTTGATCAGCGGCGGGGGAAGCTTACTGCAAGACGCGACCGGTCCAAGGTCCGTGCTTTATTATACAGGGATCATCCACCTCGCCAAATGGCTGAAGAAACCCGTCTATGTCTATGCCCAAGGAATGGGCCCTTTCTATAAGAAATCGAGCCGCCGTTTAGTGAGGTTGGCTTTGAATCGAGTCGACGGGTTATCCGTCCGGGATCGACATTCACGACAATTATTAGAAGAAATCAAAGTCTCCCCTCCGGTCCACCTTTTCCCGGATCCTGTTTTCGGTTATGACTTCCATCCGCAAAGCATTGGAAAGCCCGCGGAAAAACCGGTGCTCGCCGTCAGTATTCGTGAGTGGAAGGGCGGAGAGAAATATCGCGATAAGCTGACATCAATCCTCGACCATTACAGTAAAAACGGTTTTGTGATCCATTTCGTTCCGATGCATGGCACGTCCGATGAGGCGTTTTCTGCAAAGGTGGCCGCCTCCCTCAGCGAGGAAACTGTCGTCCATTCCGGGGATCTGTCCATCGATGTGAAGTTATCGATCATCTCCCAATCCCATCTGCTGATCGGAATGAGGCTCCATGCGCTCATCTTCGCAGGTATATGCAACGTTCCATTTGCAGCCCTTTCCTATGATCCAAAAATAGACGCTTTGGCTGAGCAGCTGGACTACCCTGTCACCGCTCACGTCGACGATGATTCTTGGTCCCCACAATCGCTGATCGAGGAAATCGACCGCCTTTGTGCCAGTCTGGAATTCTATAAAGAGAAATTGAGCGCCAGGGTGCGTCCGCTCCGCTCAGAAGCCACTCAGGCACCCAAGGAAGCGCTCGCCTGTTTCAGAAGACATAAAAAATAG
- a CDS encoding WecB/TagA/CpsF family glycosyltransferase: MKQVNILGIPFTNMDHVTLVQQLQQHIEQREKSFVVTANPEIVMRAHDDSYYMDCLQAASYITADGIGIVKASKLLKDPLPERVTGYDIMMEFLQIAEQKKYRVFLLGAHEDILQRAVRNINAHYPHIEVVGSRNGYFEWDDHTVAEDIHQAQPDIVFVALGVPKQERWIAENYNKFNQGVFICVGGSIDVVSGDVKRAPMRWQNMNLEWLYRLMKQPSRWRRMHALPRFTYKVLRQKAGKQP; this comes from the coding sequence ATGAAGCAGGTAAATATATTAGGAATACCTTTCACAAATATGGACCACGTCACTCTAGTCCAACAACTACAACAACATATCGAGCAAAGGGAAAAATCTTTCGTCGTCACCGCTAACCCCGAGATTGTTATGCGTGCCCACGATGATTCCTATTATATGGATTGCTTACAAGCCGCTTCGTACATAACTGCTGATGGGATCGGCATCGTGAAAGCTTCTAAGCTCCTGAAAGATCCCTTGCCTGAACGGGTGACCGGTTATGATATTATGATGGAATTCCTCCAAATAGCCGAACAAAAAAAGTACCGCGTCTTTTTACTGGGCGCACATGAAGATATATTGCAAAGAGCCGTCCGCAACATCAATGCCCATTACCCTCATATAGAAGTAGTCGGTTCACGGAATGGCTACTTCGAGTGGGACGACCATACAGTTGCTGAGGATATTCACCAAGCCCAGCCGGATATCGTCTTTGTCGCATTAGGTGTCCCTAAGCAGGAAAGATGGATTGCTGAGAACTATAATAAATTCAATCAAGGCGTCTTCATTTGTGTCGGTGGAAGTATCGATGTCGTTTCTGGAGATGTGAAGAGGGCACCGATGAGGTGGCAGAACATGAATTTAGAATGGCTGTACAGACTTATGAAACAGCCGAGCCGCTGGAGAAGAATGCATGCTCTCCCCCGCTTCACTTACAAAGTCCTTCGTCAAAAGGCCGGGAAACAGCCATGA
- a CDS encoding glycosyltransferase family 4 protein codes for MNIYLDITIAILLSMAVSYLLVFPVMSLAVKWKMMDYPELRKIHKEITPRMGGLAIFGGAVAGMLYIRPDLPYIIPICIGAFLIVLTGLLDDRYQIRPIFKLSGQVAAAAVLILSGLKIDVMSIPFIGMVSLGEPFSIIFTFLWIIGITNAINLIDGLDGLAAGVSTISLISIAVMALAIEPQIAIVYLCVVLIGSNIGFLFHNFYPARIYMGDTGSLFLGYSMAVISMVGLFKNVTLFSFVIPIIVLAIPVFDTLFSILRRLINKQKIMMPDNKHIHYQILAAGFSHRTTVLIIYAFSAVFGLLALLFSLTSFGISLIITFVILLLLHLFAEMTGVVYRGKRPLIGLFTREEKKKQKEKS; via the coding sequence ATGAACATATACTTAGATATAACCATTGCCATTCTTCTTTCTATGGCTGTCAGCTATCTGCTCGTTTTTCCAGTAATGAGTCTGGCGGTGAAATGGAAGATGATGGACTATCCAGAATTGAGAAAGATCCACAAAGAGATAACTCCGCGGATGGGAGGTCTTGCAATCTTCGGTGGAGCTGTTGCAGGAATGCTCTATATCCGCCCGGACCTTCCATATATCATCCCTATTTGTATCGGCGCTTTCCTTATCGTTCTGACAGGACTGCTTGATGACCGTTATCAAATCCGCCCGATTTTCAAGCTTTCAGGACAAGTAGCCGCTGCTGCAGTCTTGATTCTTTCCGGTTTGAAAATTGATGTGATGAGTATCCCGTTCATCGGAATGGTTTCTTTAGGTGAGCCGTTCAGCATCATTTTTACGTTCCTATGGATAATCGGGATAACGAATGCGATCAACTTGATCGATGGACTTGATGGGTTAGCTGCAGGTGTTTCGACGATCTCCCTGATCAGTATTGCGGTGATGGCGCTGGCCATTGAACCTCAAATTGCTATCGTATATTTATGTGTTGTACTTATCGGCAGTAACATCGGATTCCTGTTCCATAATTTCTATCCGGCGCGCATTTATATGGGCGATACAGGGTCCCTTTTCTTAGGTTACTCGATGGCGGTAATTTCCATGGTCGGCTTGTTTAAGAACGTTACATTATTCAGTTTCGTCATCCCGATCATCGTGCTGGCTATTCCGGTTTTCGACACATTGTTTTCGATTTTAAGAAGGCTGATCAACAAACAGAAAATCATGATGCCTGATAACAAGCATATCCACTATCAGATTTTAGCGGCAGGCTTCAGTCACCGGACGACTGTGTTGATTATCTATGCCTTCAGTGCTGTTTTCGGGTTGTTAGCTTTGCTGTTTTCACTGACTTCATTCGGAATATCATTGATCATTACATTCGTTATCCTTCTGCTCCTTCATTTGTTTGCAGAAATGACTGGGGTCGTTTACAGGGGGAAACGTCCACTGATTGGACTTTTCACCAGGGAAGAAAAGAAGAAACAAAAAGAAAAATCATAA
- a CDS encoding WecB/TagA/CpsF family glycosyltransferase, whose protein sequence is MKEKFLGVDVSNFTYDQLKENIITDIDENRKSFIVAINPEKILQAQRDESLLYLLNQATYQIPDGVGILIASRLNGGTIRERVTGIDMLLALCEQASLHDKSVFLYGAKPGVADEAKDRLREMYPELRIAGVLDGYVKDYEYIKETINEAKPDIIFVALGSPRQEHWIVDHMDELDVKVFQGVGGSFDVLSGKVKRAPGAFQKVGLEWLYRLIKEPWRIKRQIKLPTFLVKVWKSRK, encoded by the coding sequence ATGAAGGAAAAGTTTTTAGGGGTTGACGTAAGTAATTTCACATACGATCAGCTTAAAGAAAATATAATAACGGATATAGATGAGAACCGGAAGTCCTTTATTGTGGCCATCAACCCTGAAAAGATTCTGCAGGCGCAAAGGGATGAAAGTTTGCTGTATCTCCTGAATCAAGCCACTTATCAAATACCGGATGGAGTAGGCATACTTATTGCTTCCAGACTCAACGGCGGGACGATCAGAGAAAGAGTCACTGGTATTGATATGCTGCTTGCCCTTTGTGAGCAAGCTTCCCTCCATGATAAATCCGTTTTCTTATATGGTGCGAAGCCAGGCGTGGCAGATGAAGCGAAAGATCGTCTCAGAGAAATGTACCCAGAATTAAGAATCGCAGGAGTTCTTGACGGGTATGTGAAAGACTATGAATACATCAAGGAAACAATTAATGAAGCAAAACCTGATATTATTTTTGTTGCTCTCGGTAGTCCCAGACAGGAGCATTGGATCGTCGATCATATGGATGAATTGGATGTGAAGGTCTTCCAGGGTGTAGGCGGATCGTTTGATGTCCTTTCAGGAAAAGTGAAGCGCGCCCCTGGTGCTTTTCAAAAAGTCGGCCTTGAATGGTTGTATCGTTTGATCAAGGAACCGTGGAGAATCAAAAGACAAATAAAGCTTCCTACTTTCTTAGTGAAAGTTTGGAAATCAAGAAAATAG
- a CDS encoding nucleotide sugar dehydrogenase, translated as MKKSLCVVGLGYIGLPTSVMFAIHGHQVHGVDVNHKAVEMINNKQLHIEENGLQERLEEAVDAGNFKAALEPVEADVFVIAVPSPIREDKTANLDYVRKATEAIVPFVKEGNLVILESTVPPRTVEDVMVPVLKETGLDIGKELFISHSPERVIPGKVFQELVDNDRIVGGINETSSTMTKELYESFVKGNIHLTDATTAEMAKVIENTYRDVNIAFANELALISDKIGVNSWEAIKLANYHPRVNIHTPGPGVGGHCIAVDPWFLAEIEPDLSKIIQLSRNTNDHMPVYAAEQIQKIAKEQFIHDPKVALFGLSFKANIDDQRESPSLKVIMELVEKGISFKTYDPHIKENVASNQTQSMDEALEGADILVILTDHDEFKQLDPANIKGKMKNRLVFDTKNALSLDEWKNAGFIAKRLGDSKNG; from the coding sequence ATGAAGAAGTCACTTTGCGTCGTAGGGCTTGGTTATATCGGCCTTCCGACTTCTGTCATGTTTGCAATTCATGGCCACCAAGTTCACGGGGTGGATGTTAACCATAAAGCTGTAGAAATGATTAATAACAAGCAGCTTCATATTGAAGAGAACGGTTTACAGGAACGTCTGGAGGAAGCTGTGGATGCTGGAAACTTCAAAGCAGCGCTTGAGCCAGTGGAAGCGGACGTATTTGTGATTGCCGTCCCTTCACCTATTCGTGAAGATAAGACAGCCAACCTTGATTATGTAAGAAAAGCCACGGAAGCTATTGTTCCATTTGTGAAAGAAGGTAACCTTGTCATCCTGGAATCGACGGTGCCTCCAAGAACTGTGGAAGACGTCATGGTCCCAGTCTTGAAGGAGACAGGCTTGGATATCGGAAAAGAGCTGTTCATTTCCCATTCTCCAGAACGCGTGATCCCGGGGAAAGTTTTCCAAGAGCTGGTAGACAATGATCGCATCGTGGGCGGCATCAACGAAACGTCCTCAACGATGACAAAAGAGCTTTATGAATCTTTTGTCAAAGGGAATATCCATCTGACGGATGCGACGACAGCGGAAATGGCTAAAGTCATTGAAAATACTTATCGTGATGTCAATATTGCATTTGCTAATGAGCTCGCACTGATCAGTGATAAGATCGGTGTGAATTCATGGGAAGCAATCAAACTGGCGAATTATCACCCGCGTGTGAATATCCATACCCCAGGACCGGGAGTGGGCGGTCACTGTATCGCAGTCGATCCTTGGTTCCTGGCTGAGATCGAGCCGGACCTTTCCAAAATCATTCAGCTATCGCGCAACACGAACGACCATATGCCGGTTTATGCGGCAGAACAAATCCAAAAAATCGCCAAAGAACAATTCATCCATGACCCGAAGGTGGCTTTGTTCGGCCTTTCTTTCAAGGCGAATATCGACGACCAAAGAGAGAGTCCGTCTCTGAAGGTGATTATGGAGTTAGTTGAAAAAGGTATCAGCTTCAAGACCTATGACCCGCATATCAAAGAAAATGTCGCATCGAATCAGACACAGAGTATGGATGAGGCATTGGAAGGTGCAGATATCCTTGTCATCCTGACTGACCATGATGAATTCAAACAACTTGACCCTGCAAATATTAAAGGTAAAATGAAGAATAGACTTGTCTTTGATACGAAAAATGCGTTATCGTTAGATGAATGGAAAAATGCTGGCTTCATAGCGAAACGCTTAGGAGATTCAAAAAACGGATAA